From Sediminibacterium sp. TEGAF015, a single genomic window includes:
- a CDS encoding DUF423 domain-containing protein: MHKGFIITASVLGAVAVGLGAFGAHGLKSLASPAQLTTYETAVKYQFYHVFALLLTALLYAHFPVNGVIVSGKMFIAGMAIFSGSLYLLTFLQIAGYNQFYWLGAITPIGGLLLVLAWVWLAISVYRYNG, encoded by the coding sequence ATGCATAAAGGATTTATTATTACTGCCTCCGTTTTAGGTGCAGTTGCGGTAGGCCTTGGTGCTTTTGGTGCACATGGATTGAAGAGTCTGGCTTCACCTGCTCAGCTCACTACATATGAAACAGCTGTTAAATATCAGTTCTACCATGTTTTTGCATTATTGTTAACGGCCTTATTGTATGCTCATTTCCCTGTAAATGGGGTAATTGTAAGTGGCAAAATGTTTATTGCCGGCATGGCTATTTTTTCTGGTTCGCTTTACTTACTTACATTTTTACAGATCGCAGGATACAATCAATTTTATTGGTTAGGCGCTATTACCCCTATCGGGGGATTATTACTGGTTCTGGCATGGGTTTGGCTGGCTATTTCTGTCTATCGTTACAACGGATAG
- a CDS encoding LolA family protein, which yields MHKLYITALFSFCTFLFAQAQNDPNAKKVIDAFGTKVKASKGITASFSLKSFTSKGKSNGNKALSLFMRGEKYVLKQGKTEIICDGKNVYNYDGAKTITKSVVEESSQTLSPQKLLAGSYDKDFSYKLVNTNGSFNEIEMVPLDKRKNFQKVTLFFNKKTSLLSKASIVDKSNNITELGVNNINLNAKLADAIFVFTRSNYPKDAEILD from the coding sequence ATGCATAAATTATACATAACCGCTTTATTTAGTTTTTGTACTTTCTTATTCGCCCAGGCACAAAATGATCCCAATGCTAAAAAAGTTATAGATGCATTTGGAACCAAGGTAAAAGCGTCTAAAGGCATTACTGCATCCTTTTCCTTAAAATCATTCACCAGTAAAGGGAAATCCAACGGTAATAAAGCTTTATCCCTATTTATGCGTGGAGAAAAATATGTATTAAAGCAGGGGAAAACTGAAATAATTTGCGACGGAAAGAATGTGTACAATTACGATGGTGCAAAAACCATTACAAAATCTGTTGTAGAAGAAAGTAGTCAGACGCTTAGCCCTCAAAAATTACTGGCTGGTTCATATGATAAAGATTTTTCCTATAAGCTGGTAAATACCAATGGAAGTTTTAATGAGATTGAAATGGTTCCTTTGGACAAGCGTAAAAATTTTCAAAAAGTCACCCTGTTTTTTAATAAAAAGACAAGTTTATTGTCTAAAGCGAGCATTGTAGATAAAAGCAATAATATTACGGAGCTAGGCGTGAATAATATTAACCTGAATGCAAAACTGGCCGATGCAATTTTTGTTTTCACACGTTCTAATTATCCTAAAGACGCAGAGATTTTAGATTAA
- a CDS encoding response regulator transcription factor: protein MIKIGIVDDHQIVIDGLLALLKKEESIEIVLTANTGKETLDLLSIKKVDVLLTDVMMPEMNGLELAEMVSILYPGIKILALSMNGEGTVIDQLVQKASISGYLLKQTNAKELVHAIQKIASGGQYFPDNILDALETVAHVKEEVQAAHLTQREIEVICLMEKDMSNKQIADQLNIAVRTVETHRKNIFRKTGTNNTLSLVKWAYEHKIISS from the coding sequence ATGATTAAGATTGGAATTGTAGACGACCATCAGATTGTAATAGATGGACTATTAGCACTTTTGAAAAAAGAAGAAAGTATCGAAATTGTACTAACTGCCAATACAGGAAAAGAAACGCTGGATCTCTTATCTATAAAAAAGGTAGATGTATTATTAACTGATGTAATGATGCCAGAAATGAATGGTCTGGAATTAGCTGAAATGGTTAGTATTCTGTATCCGGGTATTAAAATTCTGGCATTAAGCATGAATGGTGAGGGAACTGTAATTGACCAGCTCGTTCAGAAAGCCTCAATCAGCGGCTATTTACTAAAACAAACCAATGCAAAAGAACTTGTACATGCCATACAAAAAATTGCAAGCGGCGGGCAATATTTCCCTGATAATATTTTAGATGCTCTCGAAACCGTTGCACATGTTAAAGAGGAAGTACAGGCAGCACACTTAACACAACGTGAAATTGAAGTCATTTGTTTAATGGAAAAAGACATGTCTAATAAGCAAATAGCCGACCAGTTGAATATTGCTGTAAGAACAGTTGAAACCCACAGAAAAAACATTTTTCGTAAAACCGGAACCAATAATACTTTGTCATTGGTTAAGTGGGCTTATGAACACAAAATCATTTCCTCCTAA
- a CDS encoding alpha-L-fucosidase has protein sequence MKQIKGLVICIFIFFSTLSAQNRNPLPSGAQLKWHDNNYYFFMHFGPNTFTGKEWGDGKEKTSIFNPSQLDTDQWCRIAKEAGAKGIIITAKHHDGFCLWPSKYSTHTVRESAFKKDILALLSASCKKAGLLFGVYLSPWDRNHPDYGTEKYNDVFVNMLGEIFQNYGPVWELWWDGANGEGPNGKVQQYDWSRFENFVRKASPQTVIFSDIGPDIRWVGNESGYAGTTNWNLLDTAGFKRGHGAPSQDTLGAGNYRGAQYIPAEVDVSIRPGWFYRDTENDKVKSAEQLFNIYLKSVGRGANLLLNVPPDSRGLIHENDQKALMGLRQKIDALYQKDVLKSALVNEAGPDKNSPGKKYTWFYLLKSPATFNGIILSEQLKYGQKIASATISFSLHGELVHQEDITTVGNQRILTLPSPIQATEVSVVINESKGMPILKRPKGF, from the coding sequence ATGAAGCAGATAAAAGGGTTAGTCATATGTATATTTATTTTTTTTAGTACGCTAAGTGCACAAAACAGAAATCCTTTGCCCAGTGGTGCACAGTTAAAATGGCATGATAATAATTATTATTTCTTCATGCATTTTGGCCCCAATACTTTTACTGGAAAAGAGTGGGGAGATGGCAAAGAAAAAACTTCCATTTTTAATCCTTCACAACTGGATACTGACCAATGGTGTAGAATTGCCAAAGAAGCAGGTGCCAAAGGAATTATCATAACAGCAAAACATCATGATGGCTTTTGTTTATGGCCCAGCAAATATTCAACACATACAGTTCGTGAAAGCGCTTTTAAAAAAGATATCCTGGCTTTATTGTCTGCTTCCTGTAAAAAAGCAGGTCTTCTATTTGGGGTTTATCTTTCTCCATGGGATAGAAATCATCCTGATTATGGAACAGAAAAATACAACGATGTATTTGTAAATATGTTAGGAGAAATATTTCAAAACTACGGACCTGTCTGGGAATTATGGTGGGATGGCGCCAACGGTGAGGGCCCCAATGGTAAAGTTCAGCAATACGATTGGAGCCGGTTTGAAAATTTTGTAAGAAAAGCTTCTCCTCAAACTGTTATTTTCAGTGATATTGGACCCGATATTCGTTGGGTAGGAAATGAAAGTGGATATGCCGGAACAACGAATTGGAATTTACTAGATACAGCTGGATTTAAGAGAGGTCACGGAGCACCTAGCCAGGATACACTAGGGGCGGGTAATTACAGAGGTGCACAATATATTCCTGCAGAAGTGGATGTAAGTATTCGCCCGGGATGGTTTTATAGAGATACTGAAAATGATAAAGTTAAATCAGCAGAACAATTGTTTAACATTTATCTGAAATCAGTTGGGAGAGGAGCCAATCTGTTGCTGAATGTTCCCCCCGATTCAAGAGGGCTGATTCATGAAAATGATCAGAAAGCCTTAATGGGGCTTAGGCAAAAAATAGATGCCTTATATCAAAAAGATGTATTGAAATCTGCACTGGTAAATGAAGCCGGACCAGATAAAAACTCACCCGGAAAAAAGTATACCTGGTTTTATTTATTGAAATCACCAGCCACTTTTAATGGGATTATTTTAAGTGAGCAACTTAAATACGGTCAGAAGATTGCTTCTGCTACGATTAGCTTTTCCTTACATGGGGAGCTGGTACACCAGGAAGATATTACAACAGTAGGGAATCAGCGAATTCTTACATTACCTTCACCTATTCAGGCAACAGAAGTTTCCGTTGTAATCAATGAGTCTAAAGGAATGCCGATTTTAAAAAGACCGAAAGGGTTTTAG
- a CDS encoding FtsK/SpoIIIE family DNA translocase, with protein MANTLRKKTPPPPDPEELNPDKDATVSVAEVVKDERTEKIIGSICLLLAGFLFIAFTSYLFTWQEDQDKVQQFGVQIFSTDDVRVNNLLGVLGAYISHTLWYNGFGIASYLFCTVFFVVGVNLLFSKKVFRLLRNGKYVLVGLVVFSMASAFVSKGAEFSWGGAVGEYLNEWMEKWIGRIGTGALLLLTLFSYFIWRFNPVFSLPEWKWNANAPDDTMVKNLAAEAPISGQADMQYEAEDVRDSATLSENSLDEEEADLLVSKNKLKNETSAVSVIMPATEQPANPMHQFDVVEKEDDTTGELLDLHLEPTSQEELAFSAEEDDELIEENELEEMTEEEEALEEEEIPEDTEELELEIKEQPAVVTEAEAESIAATVGSLATKYDVTLDLKNYKYPGLDLLETHGSEKIVHDPAELETNKNQIIATLKNYDIAIQRIAATVGPTVTLYEIVPAPGVRISRIKNLEDDIALSLAALGIRIIAPIPGKGTIGIEVPNVRKTVVSMKTLLASEKFQNSNFSLPIAIGKKIDNDNFIVDLATMPHLLMAGATGQGKSVGLNAILVSLLYKKHPSQLKFVLVDPKKVELSLYRVIEKHFLAKLPGEEESIITDTKKVVYTLNALCIEMDNRYDLLKEAGCRNIKEYNEKFTARKLNPEKGHQYLPFIVLVVDEFADLIMTAGKEVEMPIARLAQLARAIGIHLIIATQRPSVNIITGTIKANFPARIAFKVSSKIDSRTILDAGGAEQLIGKGDMLVSYNGEITRLQCAFVDTPEVDAVCDFIGNQKGYPQAFLLPEYTDEKDMEGKDFDANDRDPLFEDAARLIVSSQMGSTSLIQRRMKLGYNRAGRLMDQLEAAGIVGPNQGSKAREVLFKTDSELQGFLDTMI; from the coding sequence ATGGCAAATACCCTAAGAAAAAAGACGCCACCACCTCCGGATCCGGAAGAATTGAATCCAGATAAAGATGCTACTGTATCTGTTGCAGAAGTGGTAAAGGATGAAAGAACCGAGAAGATTATCGGATCTATATGTTTATTATTGGCGGGATTCCTTTTCATTGCTTTCACATCCTATTTGTTTACATGGCAGGAAGACCAGGATAAAGTTCAACAATTCGGGGTTCAGATATTTTCTACAGATGATGTAAGGGTCAATAATTTATTAGGTGTATTAGGTGCCTATATATCACATACTTTGTGGTACAATGGGTTTGGAATTGCTTCTTATTTGTTTTGTACCGTTTTTTTTGTGGTTGGTGTTAATCTATTGTTTAGCAAAAAGGTCTTCAGGCTTTTGCGAAACGGCAAATATGTATTAGTAGGCCTAGTTGTATTTAGTATGGCCAGTGCATTTGTGTCAAAGGGGGCTGAGTTTTCATGGGGTGGTGCAGTAGGAGAATACCTGAATGAGTGGATGGAGAAATGGATTGGTCGTATTGGTACCGGAGCCCTATTGCTACTTACACTATTCAGTTATTTTATCTGGAGATTTAATCCTGTATTTTCTCTTCCGGAGTGGAAATGGAATGCAAATGCTCCGGATGATACAATGGTTAAGAATTTAGCAGCAGAAGCGCCCATTTCCGGGCAAGCAGACATGCAATATGAAGCAGAAGATGTAAGGGATTCAGCAACGCTCTCCGAAAATTCATTGGATGAGGAAGAAGCTGATTTACTGGTTAGTAAAAACAAATTAAAAAATGAAACCAGCGCAGTTTCAGTTATTATGCCAGCCACGGAGCAACCCGCCAATCCAATGCATCAATTTGATGTTGTTGAAAAAGAGGATGATACAACTGGTGAATTGTTGGATTTACATCTTGAGCCAACATCGCAGGAAGAACTGGCGTTTAGCGCTGAAGAAGACGATGAACTGATTGAGGAAAATGAGCTGGAAGAAATGACAGAAGAGGAGGAAGCCTTAGAAGAAGAGGAAATTCCGGAAGATACAGAAGAGCTTGAGCTGGAAATCAAGGAACAGCCTGCTGTAGTTACTGAAGCTGAAGCAGAAAGTATAGCTGCAACCGTAGGAAGCCTTGCAACCAAATATGATGTTACCCTTGATTTAAAAAACTATAAATATCCGGGTTTAGATTTACTAGAAACGCATGGTAGTGAAAAAATTGTGCATGATCCTGCCGAGCTGGAAACCAATAAAAATCAAATCATAGCTACCCTGAAAAACTATGATATTGCTATACAGCGAATAGCAGCAACTGTAGGACCAACGGTCACTTTGTATGAAATTGTTCCTGCACCTGGCGTTCGAATCAGTCGTATTAAAAATCTAGAAGATGATATAGCCTTAAGTTTGGCTGCATTAGGTATACGTATTATTGCTCCCATTCCCGGAAAAGGAACAATTGGAATAGAAGTTCCCAATGTAAGGAAGACGGTGGTGAGTATGAAAACATTGCTGGCAAGTGAGAAATTTCAGAATAGTAATTTTTCATTACCTATTGCAATTGGTAAGAAAATTGACAACGATAATTTCATTGTTGATTTGGCTACTATGCCTCACTTGTTGATGGCGGGGGCAACTGGTCAAGGTAAATCTGTAGGATTAAATGCCATTCTGGTTTCATTGTTGTATAAGAAACATCCCTCTCAGCTAAAGTTTGTACTGGTTGATCCTAAAAAAGTAGAACTGAGTTTGTACCGTGTTATAGAAAAACACTTTCTGGCAAAATTACCCGGAGAAGAAGAGTCTATTATTACGGATACTAAAAAAGTGGTTTACACATTAAATGCCCTTTGCATTGAAATGGATAACCGATATGATTTATTAAAAGAAGCGGGTTGCAGAAATATCAAGGAGTACAATGAGAAATTCACTGCCAGAAAACTGAATCCTGAAAAAGGCCATCAGTATCTGCCCTTTATTGTGCTGGTAGTAGATGAATTTGCAGATTTGATTATGACAGCCGGAAAAGAAGTAGAGATGCCGATTGCCCGACTGGCCCAGCTGGCAAGAGCTATTGGTATACACTTGATCATTGCAACACAACGTCCCTCTGTAAATATTATCACAGGAACTATCAAAGCAAATTTCCCTGCAAGAATAGCATTTAAAGTTTCCAGCAAAATTGATAGCCGCACCATTTTGGATGCCGGTGGAGCAGAACAGCTAATAGGAAAAGGGGATATGCTGGTAAGCTATAATGGCGAAATTACCCGTTTGCAGTGTGCTTTTGTGGATACTCCAGAAGTAGATGCTGTCTGTGATTTTATTGGAAATCAGAAAGGATATCCTCAGGCATTTTTATTACCTGAATACACGGATGAAAAAGATATGGAGGGAAAGGATTTTGATGCCAATGACCGGGATCCCCTTTTTGAAGATGCTGCCAGACTGATCGTTAGCAGTCAGATGGGCTCTACTTCTCTGATCCAAAGAAGAATGAAGCTGGGTTATAACCGTGCCGGCAGATTGATGGATCAGTTAGAAGCAGCAGGTATTGTAGGACCCAATCAGGGAAGTAAAGCAAGGGAAGTATTGTTCAAAACCGACTCAGAGTTACAGGGTTTTCTTGATACCATGATATAG
- a CDS encoding acyl-CoA dehydrogenase family protein codes for MAARTDLFQSPDYYQLDELLSEEHKLIRDTVRAYVKKDISPIIEEYAQRAAFPEQIVAQLGELGCFGPTVPTQYGGGGLDYISYGLMMQELERGDSGVRSTASVQGSLVMYPIYAYGNEAQRNKYLPKLASGEWLGCFGLTEPDHGSNPAGMTTNIKDAGDHVILNGAKMWISNAPYATVAVVWARNEQNEIQGVIVERGMEGFSTPTTHGKWSLRASATGELVFDNVKVPKENILPNVKGLKGPLGCLTKARYGIAWGALGAAMDCYDTALRYSMERQQFDRPIGGFQLQQKKLAEMITEITKAQLLVWRLGVLMNEGKATPQQVSMAKRNSCEIATNIARDARQMLGGMGITGEYSIMRHMMNLESVITYEGTHDIHLLITGMDVTGYNAFK; via the coding sequence ATGGCTGCCAGAACAGATTTGTTTCAATCCCCTGATTATTACCAGTTAGATGAATTGTTAAGTGAAGAACACAAACTAATCAGAGACACGGTAAGAGCATATGTAAAGAAAGATATTTCGCCAATCATAGAAGAGTATGCACAGCGTGCAGCTTTTCCAGAGCAAATTGTAGCACAATTAGGGGAATTGGGTTGTTTTGGCCCAACAGTTCCAACGCAATATGGTGGAGGCGGTCTGGATTATATTAGTTACGGATTAATGATGCAGGAATTAGAGAGAGGAGATAGCGGTGTTAGAAGCACGGCATCTGTTCAGGGAAGTCTAGTAATGTATCCGATTTATGCTTATGGTAATGAAGCACAAAGAAATAAGTATCTGCCAAAATTGGCATCAGGGGAATGGTTGGGTTGTTTTGGATTAACCGAGCCCGATCATGGTAGTAACCCTGCAGGTATGACTACCAATATTAAAGACGCTGGAGATCATGTTATTCTGAACGGAGCCAAAATGTGGATCAGTAATGCTCCTTATGCAACAGTGGCTGTTGTTTGGGCAAGAAATGAGCAAAATGAAATCCAGGGAGTAATAGTAGAAAGAGGCATGGAAGGATTTTCTACGCCAACCACTCATGGCAAATGGAGTTTGAGAGCCAGTGCAACCGGCGAATTGGTATTTGATAATGTAAAAGTTCCCAAAGAAAATATTTTACCGAATGTAAAAGGATTAAAAGGCCCTCTGGGATGTTTAACCAAAGCCAGATATGGTATTGCCTGGGGAGCATTGGGCGCTGCAATGGATTGTTATGACACTGCATTGCGTTATAGCATGGAACGTCAGCAGTTTGACAGACCTATTGGAGGATTTCAATTGCAGCAAAAGAAACTAGCTGAAATGATCACAGAAATTACTAAAGCGCAGTTGCTGGTTTGGAGACTTGGGGTATTGATGAATGAAGGCAAAGCTACTCCACAACAAGTAAGTATGGCTAAAAGAAATAGTTGCGAAATTGCAACCAATATCGCTAGAGATGCCCGTCAAATGCTAGGTGGTATGGGAATTACCGGCGAGTATAGCATTATGCGTCATATGATGAATCTGGAAAGTGTAATTACTTATGAAGGAACACACGATATTCATTTGCTAATTACAGGTATGGATGTAACAGGATATAACGCCTTCAAATAA
- a CDS encoding shikimate kinase produces MKLFLLGLMGSGKTFWKNELAAKLKLTAYDLDQLIVAIEEASIPEIFEREGEIYFRKTEAKILKWFGEKKSFVLATGGGTPCFHQNMEWMNQQGITIWLDEPVSVLTERLKNETANRPLLKNLDEVGLQRYLERQLTDRTPFYNLAKIRLSGNQINLKSLLLKIKEYA; encoded by the coding sequence ATGAAGCTTTTTTTACTTGGGTTAATGGGCAGTGGTAAAACGTTCTGGAAAAACGAACTAGCTGCCAAACTTAAGTTAACTGCGTATGATCTGGACCAGTTGATTGTTGCAATTGAAGAAGCTAGTATTCCGGAAATATTTGAGCGTGAAGGAGAAATTTATTTCAGAAAAACGGAAGCTAAAATTCTGAAATGGTTCGGAGAAAAAAAATCTTTTGTACTGGCAACTGGCGGGGGAACACCCTGTTTTCATCAAAATATGGAATGGATGAATCAGCAGGGAATAACTATTTGGCTGGATGAGCCCGTATCAGTATTAACCGAAAGGCTGAAAAATGAAACTGCCAATCGCCCATTGTTAAAGAACTTGGATGAAGTGGGCCTTCAACGTTATCTTGAAAGACAACTGACAGACAGAACACCATTTTATAATTTGGCAAAAATCAGACTTAGTGGCAACCAGATAAATCTGAAAAGCCTTTTATTAAAAATTAAAGAATATGCATAA
- a CDS encoding alpha/beta hydrolase — translation MRKYFLLLSVLWSSTLLSQYSARFVVTSVATRSNEDIYLSGTFNNWNPQDPQYKLKPFSGGRKSIVLINMAPGTYAFKFSRGQNKQESTADGRDIAERIIEVNGDISNEFVIEGWKDDYPEKPKAFTASPQVKMLDSAFVIPQLNTKRRIWVYLPKSYSTSDKKYPVLYMQDGQNLFNEKTAFADEWGIDECLDSLQRKGLKECIVVGIDHGGAKRINEYNPYDHFQYGKGQGNEYLQFLAETLKPYIDNKFRTLKGRDYTYLAGSSMGGLISWYGQLKYAAVFGGGAIFSPSFWISPQIAVDAQQWDGMEMLRMYFYTGGKEEANAVNDLNKIAGIMQKKKNAQIRTVVNPIAQHSEKYWRQEFASFYIWMSNNWKE, via the coding sequence ATGAGAAAGTATTTTTTGCTACTATCTGTTTTGTGGAGTTCAACCTTGCTGTCGCAATACAGTGCAAGATTTGTGGTTACAAGTGTGGCAACCCGGAGTAACGAAGACATTTATTTGTCTGGAACTTTCAATAATTGGAATCCACAGGATCCACAATATAAATTGAAGCCATTCAGCGGCGGAAGAAAAAGTATTGTGTTAATCAATATGGCACCAGGAACCTATGCCTTCAAATTTTCTAGAGGCCAAAACAAGCAGGAGTCAACCGCTGATGGCAGAGATATTGCAGAGAGAATCATTGAAGTCAACGGAGATATATCAAATGAGTTTGTAATTGAAGGCTGGAAAGATGATTATCCTGAAAAGCCGAAGGCTTTTACAGCCAGCCCTCAAGTGAAAATGCTTGATTCGGCTTTTGTAATTCCACAGTTGAATACTAAGAGAAGAATATGGGTTTATCTGCCCAAATCCTATTCAACAAGTGATAAAAAATATCCGGTTTTATACATGCAGGATGGTCAGAATTTATTCAATGAAAAAACAGCATTTGCGGATGAATGGGGAATTGATGAATGTCTTGACAGCTTACAACGAAAAGGACTAAAAGAGTGTATTGTGGTGGGTATTGATCATGGCGGTGCAAAAAGAATCAATGAATACAATCCATATGATCATTTTCAGTATGGCAAGGGACAAGGAAATGAATATCTTCAGTTTTTAGCAGAAACGCTGAAACCTTATATAGACAACAAGTTCAGAACGTTAAAGGGAAGAGATTATACGTATCTGGCAGGTAGTAGTATGGGAGGGCTTATTAGTTGGTATGGTCAATTGAAATATGCAGCTGTTTTTGGAGGGGGAGCAATTTTCTCGCCCTCTTTCTGGATTTCTCCTCAAATAGCAGTAGATGCACAGCAATGGGATGGTATGGAAATGCTGCGCATGTATTTTTACACTGGCGGTAAAGAAGAAGCCAATGCGGTAAATGATTTGAATAAAATTGCAGGTATTATGCAAAAAAAGAAAAATGCACAAATCAGAACCGTTGTTAATCCCATAGCCCAACATTCCGAAAAATACTGGCGTCAGGAGTTTGCTTCTTTCTATATTTGGATGAGTAATAACTGGAAAGAATGA